A portion of the Chondrinema litorale genome contains these proteins:
- a CDS encoding sigma-70 family RNA polymerase sigma factor, which yields MSDNKKNYSEKEKVAIFENEFMPHIDSMYNFAYKLTFDEEEAKDLVQDTYLKAFRFITSFEKGTNAKAWLFRILKNSFINDYRKKSKQPAKVDYQEVETYYNSENTDQNLTIDLRSETLQNRIGDEVTNALNSLGVDFRIVIILCDLEGFTYEEMAKILDIPIGTVRSRLHRARNLLKEKLRKYAQTMGYK from the coding sequence ATGTCAGATAACAAAAAAAATTACTCTGAAAAAGAGAAGGTTGCCATATTTGAAAACGAGTTTATGCCACACATAGACTCTATGTATAATTTTGCTTATAAACTCACTTTTGACGAAGAAGAAGCTAAAGATTTGGTGCAAGATACTTACTTAAAAGCTTTTAGATTCATAACTTCTTTCGAAAAAGGAACAAATGCAAAAGCATGGCTGTTTAGGATTTTGAAGAACAGCTTTATCAACGACTATCGTAAAAAAAGCAAGCAACCAGCTAAGGTAGACTACCAAGAAGTTGAAACTTATTACAACTCTGAAAATACTGATCAAAACCTAACTATCGATTTACGTTCTGAAACTTTACAGAACAGAATTGGTGATGAGGTTACCAATGCATTAAATTCATTGGGAGTAGATTTTAGAATCGTGATAATTTTATGTGATCTTGAAGGTTTTACCTATGAAGAAATGGCTAAAATCCTTGATATTCCAATAGGAACGGTAAGATCAAGATTACACAGAGCTAGAAACTTGCTTAAAGAAAAACTAAGAAAATACGCACAAACTATGGGTTATAAATAA
- a CDS encoding MFS transporter, translating into MKNYLPLLKQYPQYLLFGFLHFFFSSMGQTFLVGIYVDDLSGHYQIDTLTFSGIYAASTLIGSFLLPLGGRLIDTFRIRTLSWINGLSIACFGFLLTTGNHIFILFISLIGLRFCGQGFMILLGSTAISRFFTKERGKALSISGLGLTAGEGLLPLFILQITNWQSWQFSWWVLCCAALVVHIPLVKTLIKKTDAFQKAETLASKTEKPTTAKRYDFLKEPSFYVTNMIMMFIPFVITGMFINHNQLVAHKGWTMELLAVGFTLYAVIKVIVSIFFGEAIDRMSAAKLLPFFLIPIGVAFLALAFGNAPWIAMFYLGMTAMSTALFSLLKSAIWAELYPPEYLGSVKGITHFLIIVSSASAPIVFNRLMVNPASAQTAYMVFSSIVVVFSITGYWLASKIERRRYAVAN; encoded by the coding sequence ATGAAAAACTATTTGCCATTACTAAAGCAATATCCACAGTATCTTTTGTTTGGTTTCTTGCATTTCTTTTTTTCGAGCATGGGCCAAACTTTTTTAGTAGGTATTTATGTGGATGATCTTTCAGGACATTATCAAATTGATACACTCACATTTTCAGGTATTTATGCGGCTTCTACATTAATAGGATCATTTTTACTTCCACTAGGTGGCAGGTTAATTGACACATTTAGAATAAGAACTTTAAGCTGGATTAACGGATTAAGCATTGCCTGCTTTGGCTTTTTGCTAACTACTGGTAATCATATTTTTATATTATTTATTTCTCTAATTGGCCTTCGTTTTTGCGGACAAGGATTCATGATATTACTTGGTTCAACTGCAATATCTAGGTTTTTCACTAAAGAAAGAGGTAAAGCACTTTCTATCTCTGGACTTGGATTAACCGCTGGTGAAGGATTACTCCCGCTATTTATATTACAAATTACCAACTGGCAAAGTTGGCAATTCTCTTGGTGGGTACTTTGTTGTGCAGCACTTGTAGTTCATATCCCTCTGGTAAAAACTTTAATTAAAAAGACTGATGCTTTCCAAAAAGCTGAAACCTTAGCAAGCAAAACAGAAAAGCCTACAACGGCTAAAAGATATGATTTTTTAAAAGAGCCTAGCTTTTATGTTACTAACATGATTATGATGTTTATTCCTTTTGTAATTACCGGGATGTTTATAAATCACAATCAGTTAGTTGCTCACAAAGGTTGGACGATGGAATTGTTAGCAGTAGGCTTTACACTTTATGCAGTAATTAAAGTGATTGTAAGTATCTTTTTTGGTGAAGCCATTGATAGAATGAGTGCAGCCAAACTATTACCATTTTTCTTAATACCTATTGGTGTTGCCTTTTTGGCTCTGGCTTTTGGAAATGCTCCTTGGATTGCCATGTTCTACCTTGGCATGACAGCCATGTCTACAGCATTATTCTCTCTGCTTAAATCTGCAATTTGGGCTGAACTTTACCCTCCAGAGTACTTAGGTAGCGTAAAAGGAATTACACACTTTCTAATAATCGTAAGTTCTGCTTCTGCACCAATTGTATTTAATAGATTAATGGTAAACCCTGCTTCTGCACAAACCGCCTATATGGTTTTCTCTAGTATTGTGGTAGTATTTTCAATTACAGGTTATTGGTTGGCTTCTAAAATTGAACGCCGAAGATATGCTGTTGCCAACTAG
- the leuD gene encoding 3-isopropylmalate dehydratase small subunit codes for MEKFNTVVSTVVPLPISDVDTDQIIPARFLKATTREGFGDNLFRDWRYDTDGNPKADFVLNNSEYTGEILVAGKNFGSGSSREHAAWAIYDYGFKVVVSSFFADIFKNNSLNNGLLPVQVSEEFLESIFEKVEADKSTKLKVDLVAQTISIEGTDLSESFEIGAYKKTCLLNGYDDIDYILDNKDKILEYEKNSIKF; via the coding sequence ATGGAAAAATTTAATACAGTAGTCAGCACAGTAGTTCCTTTGCCAATATCTGATGTTGACACAGATCAAATTATACCTGCAAGATTTTTAAAAGCAACAACTCGTGAGGGTTTTGGTGATAACCTCTTTAGAGATTGGAGATACGATACTGATGGTAACCCTAAAGCAGATTTTGTTTTAAACAACTCAGAGTATACTGGTGAAATACTAGTTGCAGGTAAAAACTTTGGTAGTGGTTCTAGCCGTGAGCACGCTGCTTGGGCGATTTACGACTATGGGTTTAAAGTAGTTGTATCAAGCTTCTTTGCAGATATTTTCAAAAACAACTCTTTAAACAATGGCTTACTTCCAGTTCAAGTTTCAGAAGAGTTTTTAGAATCAATCTTCGAAAAAGTGGAAGCAGACAAAAGTACTAAGTTAAAAGTTGATCTTGTAGCTCAAACTATTTCTATTGAAGGAACAGATTTATCTGAAAGCTTCGAAATTGGAGCTTACAAAAAAACTTGTTTATTAAATGGTTATGACGATATCGACTATATCTTAGATAATAAAGATAAAATCCTCGAATACGAGAAAAACAGTATAAAATTTTAA
- a CDS encoding DUF5675 family protein, translating into MHAILQRKEYTDKQVLGEFKLFDESAQEIFSAASLELPWRNNESRVSCIPTGKYKAVRRVSDKYAKSYHIQELDRDQVNGRSWILIHKGNYHTDILGCILLGEGHIDINGDGYKDVYSSGKVISKLVEIAGEAGFTLEIKGEQPDYTTLSKEIKRNNEPIVEGNFAEVTASSLNIRSSSNINADKVAEPLKHGEIVEVLDVDGGWAKVKVRDLIGFVSFQYLRKADKEKTKV; encoded by the coding sequence ATGCATGCAATTTTACAAAGGAAAGAATACACAGATAAGCAGGTTTTAGGAGAATTTAAGCTTTTTGATGAAAGTGCTCAAGAAATCTTTTCTGCAGCATCTTTGGAGCTTCCTTGGAGAAATAATGAATCCAGGGTTTCATGCATTCCCACTGGCAAATATAAAGCAGTAAGACGTGTTTCAGATAAGTATGCAAAAAGCTACCATATACAGGAGTTAGATCGTGATCAGGTGAATGGTAGGTCTTGGATATTAATTCACAAAGGAAATTATCATACAGATATTTTAGGTTGTATACTTTTAGGCGAGGGACATATTGATATTAATGGTGATGGATATAAAGATGTATACAGTTCTGGTAAAGTTATAAGCAAGTTGGTAGAAATTGCTGGAGAGGCTGGTTTTACTTTGGAGATTAAAGGTGAGCAACCCGATTATACTACCTTATCAAAAGAGATTAAAAGAAACAATGAACCTATTGTAGAAGGTAACTTTGCAGAGGTTACAGCATCTTCTTTAAATATTAGATCATCTAGTAATATTAATGCTGATAAGGTTGCAGAACCATTGAAACATGGAGAAATCGTAGAGGTTTTAGATGTTGATGGAGGTTGGGCAAAAGTGAAAGTAAGAGATTTAATTGGTTTTGTTTCTTTTCAATATTTGAGAAAGGCTGATAAAGAAAAAACGAAGGTTTGA
- a CDS encoding metallophosphoesterase, with the protein MNQLSFSKKSVIIREKWRINREQLEKNKLKYKLKWTDNKYLSYIDVAIECFGLWLKLTGQYKKGIENAEQINVKELELKFKNLPDAFHNYKILHLTDLHIDTIPGFEEIIIKKIKKLNYDVCFWTGDYRKYTSGDYKQVKEPLHKIIKNTHASDGIFGLLGNHDTWQMVSDLEDMGIEMLINESIILEREKQNILITGTDDPHYFPSKYHEQALKTEKSLFKIALIHSPEMYEEAAANAYNLYLCGHTHAGQVCLPNGFAPLKNLKKGKRFLHGLWKYKSMLGYTSPGCGVSGLPVRFNTQGEVTLITLKKEA; encoded by the coding sequence ATGAATCAGCTCTCATTTAGTAAAAAAAGTGTGATTATCCGCGAAAAATGGAGGATTAACAGAGAGCAACTAGAAAAAAATAAGCTGAAGTATAAGCTCAAATGGACAGATAATAAATACCTGTCTTATATTGACGTGGCAATTGAATGCTTTGGCTTATGGCTAAAATTAACTGGGCAATACAAGAAGGGAATTGAAAATGCGGAGCAGATTAATGTTAAAGAATTAGAGTTAAAATTTAAAAACTTGCCTGATGCTTTCCATAATTATAAAATTCTTCACCTTACAGATTTACATATAGATACCATTCCCGGATTTGAAGAAATAATTATAAAAAAAATAAAAAAACTTAATTATGATGTATGCTTTTGGACAGGTGACTATAGAAAATATACCAGTGGAGATTACAAACAAGTAAAAGAGCCACTACATAAAATAATAAAAAATACTCATGCTTCAGATGGAATTTTTGGTTTACTAGGCAATCATGATACTTGGCAAATGGTTAGCGATCTAGAAGATATGGGTATCGAAATGTTAATTAATGAATCTATAATACTTGAAAGAGAAAAACAAAATATTTTGATTACTGGCACAGATGATCCACATTATTTCCCGTCTAAATATCACGAACAAGCACTCAAAACCGAAAAATCTCTTTTTAAGATAGCACTTATACACTCACCTGAAATGTATGAAGAAGCGGCAGCCAATGCTTATAATCTTTATTTATGTGGACATACCCATGCTGGTCAAGTTTGCTTACCGAATGGATTCGCTCCTCTAAAAAATCTTAAAAAAGGAAAAAGGTTTTTACATGGACTTTGGAAATATAAATCGATGCTTGGCTATACAAGTCCTGGTTGTGGTGTGTCTGGTTTGCCTGTTAGGTTTAATACTCAAGGAGAAGTTACCCTTATAACTTTAAAAAAAGAAGCTTAG
- a CDS encoding NAD(P)/FAD-dependent oxidoreductase, whose product MISFWEKQTFVHSHFLIIGSGITGLSTALSLREKYPTKNILVLERGIFPSGASTKNAGFACFGSLTELISDYKTLGELDMLALIEKRRRGLETLRSRLGDEEIDYQQHGGYELITENEIGALEHIKSMNTRLMPLFGEPVFSMKNEDIRKFGFDENTVKALVYNPFEGQIHTGKMMRALLKLAAKKNIQVYTGTEVESIEDINNRVYVKIKDKIHSELTLRSKKLIVCTNAFSKKLIPNLELNPGRGQVLVTEPIDDLKIKGTFHFEEGYYYFRNIGDRVIFGGGRNIDLEGETTTEMNTTDRIINNLKEKLEKVIMPNQPFKVEQTWAGIMAFGKNKTPIIERVSPNVTVAARLGGMGVAIGTAVGEQAASLVYQE is encoded by the coding sequence ATGATCAGTTTTTGGGAAAAACAAACTTTTGTACACTCGCATTTTCTCATAATTGGTAGCGGAATAACCGGACTTTCAACAGCATTAAGTCTAAGAGAAAAGTATCCAACCAAAAATATTTTAGTACTCGAAAGAGGAATATTTCCAAGTGGAGCCAGCACCAAAAATGCTGGCTTTGCTTGTTTTGGAAGCCTTACTGAATTGATTTCAGATTATAAAACTCTTGGAGAGTTGGATATGCTGGCGCTCATCGAAAAACGTCGCAGAGGTTTAGAAACGCTACGAAGCAGATTGGGAGATGAGGAAATCGATTATCAACAACATGGCGGTTACGAACTAATTACAGAAAATGAAATTGGTGCTTTAGAACACATTAAAAGCATGAATACGCGGCTTATGCCTTTGTTTGGTGAGCCAGTATTTTCAATGAAAAATGAAGATATAAGAAAGTTTGGGTTTGATGAAAATACTGTAAAAGCACTCGTTTATAATCCCTTTGAAGGGCAGATACATACAGGTAAAATGATGCGGGCTTTGCTAAAATTAGCAGCAAAGAAAAACATTCAAGTATATACTGGTACCGAAGTAGAAAGTATAGAAGACATTAACAACAGAGTCTATGTTAAAATAAAAGATAAGATACACTCTGAGCTTACTCTGAGATCGAAAAAACTCATTGTATGTACAAATGCATTTAGTAAAAAGCTCATTCCTAATCTTGAGTTAAATCCGGGAAGAGGTCAAGTATTAGTAACTGAACCTATTGATGATTTAAAGATTAAAGGCACATTCCATTTTGAAGAAGGTTATTATTATTTCAGAAACATTGGTGACAGGGTGATTTTTGGGGGTGGCAGAAACATCGATTTAGAAGGTGAAACTACAACCGAAATGAATACTACCGATCGCATCATAAATAACCTAAAAGAAAAACTCGAAAAGGTGATAATGCCAAATCAGCCATTTAAAGTTGAACAAACTTGGGCAGGAATTATGGCCTTTGGAAAAAACAAAACTCCAATTATCGAAAGGGTATCACCGAATGTAACTGTAGCTGCCAGACTAGGTGGAATGGGAGTTGCCATTGGAACAGCCGTTGGCGAACAAGCAGCATCTTTGGTTTATCAAGAATAA
- the gmk gene encoding guanylate kinase: protein MSQGKIVIFSAPSGAGKTTIVRHLLAKNKCLTFSISATTRSKRPNEVDGKDYYFLSKETFIEKIKQNAFAEYEQVYEGLFYGTLKEEVNRIWNEGKHIIVDVDVKGGLNLKKQYGDQALAVFVKPPDIQTLETRLRNRNTESEDKLLERIAKASEELQFEKQFDVALVNDNIETAFKDAEALVDKFISG, encoded by the coding sequence ATGTCTCAAGGTAAAATCGTTATTTTCTCGGCACCCTCCGGAGCCGGCAAGACTACTATTGTAAGGCACTTGTTAGCAAAAAACAAGTGCCTTACCTTTTCTATTTCTGCCACTACTCGAAGCAAAAGGCCTAATGAAGTAGATGGAAAAGATTATTACTTTCTTTCTAAAGAAACCTTTATAGAAAAAATAAAACAAAATGCCTTTGCTGAATATGAGCAGGTGTATGAAGGTTTGTTTTACGGAACTTTAAAAGAAGAAGTAAACAGGATTTGGAATGAAGGAAAGCATATAATAGTAGATGTTGATGTAAAGGGAGGACTTAATCTTAAAAAGCAATATGGTGATCAGGCATTGGCTGTTTTTGTAAAACCGCCAGATATTCAAACGCTTGAAACAAGACTCAGAAACAGAAATACTGAATCTGAAGACAAACTTTTAGAAAGGATTGCTAAAGCTTCTGAAGAACTACAGTTTGAAAAACAATTTGATGTAGCTCTTGTCAATGATAATATTGAAACGGCTTTTAAAGATGCAGAAGCTCTTGTTGATAAATTTATTTCTGGTTGA
- the leuB gene encoding 3-isopropylmalate dehydrogenase yields MKKNIAVLSGDGIGPEVTSQAIKVLNAIADAFNHEFEYEEALVGAIAIDETGDPFPEATYQVCKKSDAVLFGAIGDPKYDNDPTAKVRPEQGLLRMRKMLGLFANIRPVSSYKILEDSSPLKNEIVSGTDFVVFRELTGGLYFGQPRGRSEDGKTAFETSVYTEEEIIRISKLAFETARKRRNKVTLVDKANVLVTSRLWREVVTKYHKENFSDVELEYLFVDNAAMQIILNPRNFDVVLTENLFGDIVTDEASVIAGSLGLLPSASMGSGLGLYEPIHGSYPQATGLDIANPMASILSAAMLLEMSFDMVDEATIIRDAVEEAMNTGFVTKDINAQKFFGTNEVGDKIAALVKEKSAAKA; encoded by the coding sequence ATGAAAAAAAATATAGCGGTACTTAGTGGAGATGGAATTGGTCCTGAAGTAACCAGTCAGGCTATAAAAGTATTAAACGCAATTGCTGATGCATTTAACCACGAGTTCGAATACGAAGAAGCTCTAGTAGGTGCAATTGCAATCGACGAAACTGGCGATCCTTTCCCAGAAGCAACTTATCAGGTATGTAAAAAATCTGATGCAGTTCTTTTTGGTGCAATTGGTGATCCTAAATACGATAACGATCCAACAGCTAAAGTAAGACCAGAGCAAGGTTTATTGAGAATGCGTAAAATGCTTGGTTTGTTTGCTAACATTCGTCCGGTGTCGAGTTATAAAATATTAGAAGACTCTTCTCCATTAAAGAATGAAATCGTAAGCGGAACCGACTTTGTAGTATTTAGAGAGTTAACTGGTGGTTTATATTTTGGTCAGCCTCGTGGTAGATCAGAAGATGGAAAAACTGCTTTCGAAACTTCTGTTTATACTGAAGAGGAAATTATAAGAATATCAAAACTTGCTTTCGAAACTGCTAGAAAACGCAGAAACAAAGTAACTTTGGTAGACAAAGCAAACGTATTAGTTACATCTCGTTTGTGGAGAGAAGTGGTTACAAAATACCACAAAGAAAATTTCTCGGATGTTGAGTTAGAATATCTTTTTGTAGATAATGCTGCAATGCAAATTATTCTTAACCCAAGAAACTTTGATGTTGTACTTACTGAAAACCTTTTTGGTGACATCGTAACTGATGAGGCTTCTGTAATTGCTGGTTCATTAGGTTTATTACCTTCTGCATCTATGGGTAGTGGTTTAGGTTTGTATGAGCCAATTCACGGTTCTTATCCACAAGCTACAGGTTTAGATATTGCTAACCCAATGGCTTCTATTCTTTCAGCTGCTATGTTATTAGAAATGTCTTTTGATATGGTAGACGAAGCTACAATTATTAGAGATGCTGTAGAAGAAGCAATGAATACAGGTTTTGTTACTAAAGATATTAATGCTCAAAAATTCTTTGGAACAAACGAAGTAGGTGATAAAATAGCTGCTCTCGTAAAAGAAAAAAGTGCTGCTAAAGCATAA
- a CDS encoding DUF5916 domain-containing protein, producing the protein MTTTTMQSSVCLLLGLLFLLITPSVNGQNANTDKAVQIKSTSDRIVLDGVLNETTWQTADIGSDFYQMFPYDTSFAVTKTEFKLSYDDKNFYVAIVCHDIEKGGYVTSSLRRDFRGRGYDGVSVVIDPFQDRTNAFLFGTNPFGVQREGLISNGGTISGDLSLSWDNKWYVKTKIYPEEQYWVAEMAIPFKTLRYKEGLETWNINLYRIDSKSGERSSWVKLSRNLRPYNLGLIGKAVWDKPTKKPGANISLIPYVSGNISKNHLESGDTESIYNIGGDAKIAVTPSLNLDLTFNPDFSQVEVDEQVTNLDRFEISFPEKRQFFLENGDLFANFGLEDQRPFFSRRIGVATDSVTGQNVQNDILMGARLSGRINKDWRIGLLSMQGAKDEDIELPSINYTATALQRRFWQKSNLGFIFINKQVTGNLDDLDTEKAYNRVAGLDFNYVSDDNKWFGKTFYHQSFQNEDLKNSYSHGLSVNYTSRKLNYGWTHRFIGDNFNPEVGFLPRTGYRSINPEIQYFFFPEKGFVVNHGPGIKAESIWDNSGLNTDRQINLNYEFGFQDLSTLTLSVQQDYTYLFSSFDPSKSGGLKLEAGTDYTYNSYIINYKSDERKVINGELETSGGQYYNGTLYSITGEINFRMQPYGTLSCIFSYNKVNLEAPYSDADIYLVSPKFDFTFTKTLFFTTFFQYNSQYDNINVNSRIQWRFKPVSDLFLVYTDNYFYDFADRTNNFDVKNRALVLKLTYWLNL; encoded by the coding sequence ATGACTACAACTACAATGCAGAGTAGTGTTTGCTTACTCTTAGGTTTATTATTTTTACTGATTACCCCTTCAGTTAATGGGCAAAATGCAAATACCGATAAAGCAGTCCAAATAAAAAGTACCTCAGATAGAATTGTATTAGATGGAGTATTAAATGAAACTACATGGCAAACTGCCGATATAGGCTCAGATTTCTATCAAATGTTTCCCTACGATACTTCATTTGCAGTAACTAAGACAGAGTTTAAGCTGAGCTACGACGACAAAAATTTTTATGTAGCTATTGTTTGTCATGATATTGAAAAAGGTGGCTATGTAACATCTTCTTTAAGGAGAGATTTTAGAGGTAGGGGATACGATGGTGTAAGTGTGGTGATCGATCCTTTTCAAGATAGAACTAATGCTTTTTTATTTGGCACAAACCCTTTTGGTGTTCAACGTGAAGGACTAATCTCTAATGGAGGAACGATCTCAGGAGACCTTTCTCTTTCGTGGGATAATAAATGGTATGTAAAAACTAAAATTTATCCAGAAGAGCAGTATTGGGTAGCAGAAATGGCTATTCCTTTTAAAACACTCAGGTATAAGGAAGGTTTAGAGACTTGGAATATCAACCTTTACAGAATAGATAGTAAATCTGGTGAAAGGTCTTCGTGGGTAAAACTTTCTAGAAATTTAAGACCTTATAACCTAGGACTAATAGGCAAAGCAGTTTGGGATAAACCTACAAAAAAGCCGGGAGCAAATATTTCGCTCATTCCCTATGTTTCTGGCAATATCAGTAAAAACCACCTCGAAAGCGGAGATACTGAAAGTATTTATAACATTGGCGGAGATGCTAAAATAGCAGTTACACCCTCACTAAATTTAGACCTTACATTTAATCCGGATTTCTCACAGGTAGAAGTGGACGAACAGGTAACCAATTTGGATAGGTTCGAAATCAGCTTTCCCGAAAAGAGACAGTTCTTTCTTGAGAATGGAGACTTGTTTGCCAACTTCGGTTTAGAAGATCAGCGGCCATTTTTTTCAAGAAGAATAGGTGTAGCAACTGATTCTGTAACTGGGCAAAATGTGCAGAACGATATTTTAATGGGAGCTAGATTAAGTGGTAGAATTAATAAAGATTGGCGAATTGGTTTGTTGAGTATGCAAGGTGCAAAAGATGAAGATATAGAGTTACCTAGCATAAATTATACAGCAACTGCATTGCAACGTAGATTTTGGCAGAAATCGAACCTTGGTTTTATTTTTATTAATAAACAAGTTACTGGGAATCTCGACGATTTAGATACCGAGAAAGCATATAACAGAGTAGCCGGTTTAGATTTTAACTATGTTTCTGATGATAATAAGTGGTTTGGAAAAACTTTTTATCATCAATCATTTCAAAATGAAGACCTTAAGAATAGCTATTCACATGGCCTAAGTGTAAACTATACAAGTAGAAAACTTAACTATGGTTGGACACACAGGTTTATTGGAGATAATTTTAATCCAGAAGTAGGGTTTCTTCCAAGAACAGGCTATAGAAGTATTAATCCTGAAATACAGTATTTTTTCTTTCCCGAGAAAGGTTTTGTTGTAAACCACGGTCCTGGTATAAAAGCAGAGAGCATTTGGGATAATAGCGGCCTAAATACAGACAGGCAAATCAATTTAAATTATGAGTTTGGTTTTCAAGATTTGAGTACACTTACATTGAGTGTTCAACAGGATTATACTTATTTATTCTCATCTTTTGATCCATCAAAATCGGGTGGTTTAAAATTAGAAGCAGGTACAGATTATACTTACAATAGCTATATAATTAATTACAAATCAGATGAGAGAAAAGTAATTAATGGAGAGCTAGAAACAAGTGGAGGACAGTATTACAATGGTACTTTATATTCTATAACAGGAGAAATTAACTTTAGAATGCAGCCTTATGGTACACTTTCGTGTATTTTCAGTTATAACAAAGTGAATTTAGAAGCGCCCTATTCAGATGCCGATATTTATTTAGTGAGCCCCAAGTTTGATTTCACTTTTACAAAAACACTTTTCTTCACCACCTTTTTTCAATACAATAGTCAATATGATAATATAAATGTAAATTCTAGAATACAGTGGCGATTTAAACCTGTATCTGATTTGTTTCTGGTTTATACCGATAATTATTTTTATGACTTTGCCGACAGAACAAATAATTTCGATGTAAAAAACAGAGCACTTGTTTTAAAGCTTACATATTGGCTCAATTTGTAG
- the leuC gene encoding 3-isopropylmalate dehydratase large subunit — MGKTLFEKVWENHVVSSVDESTDILYIDKHFIHEVTSPQAFAGLEKRGIGVLRPERTVATPDHNVPTINQHLPIREALSAKQVAKLTENCEKYGVNLYGLQHPYHGIVHIIGPELGVTQPGMTIVCGDSHTSTHGAFGTIAFGIGTSEVEEVLATQCLLQSKPKTMKIQIDGELANGVLSKDIILYIISQISSSGGTGYFVEYCGSAIRSLSMEARMTICNMSIEMGARGGMIAPDETTFEYVKGREFAPQEESFDKAVAYWKTLFSDDDAVFDKELYYKAEDIEPMVTYGTNPGMGIKVTGTIPELSEITETSKKSFMKSLDYMGFKPGESLYGKAVDWVFIGSCTNARIEDLRMVAEFIKGKKKAEGINVLVIPGSKQVEKQAIEEGIDKVLEEAGFKLREPGCSACLGMNEDKVPRGEYCISTSNRNFEGRQGPGARTILASPLMAAAAAITGKITDIRELV; from the coding sequence ATGGGTAAAACACTTTTTGAAAAAGTATGGGAAAATCATGTTGTTTCCAGTGTAGATGAGTCTACTGATATTCTTTATATAGACAAACACTTCATTCACGAAGTGACCAGTCCTCAGGCTTTTGCAGGTCTGGAAAAAAGAGGAATTGGTGTTCTAAGACCAGAAAGAACAGTAGCAACGCCCGATCATAATGTACCTACCATTAATCAGCACTTACCTATTAGAGAGGCATTATCTGCTAAACAGGTTGCAAAGCTTACAGAAAACTGCGAAAAATATGGAGTAAACTTATATGGTTTGCAACATCCATATCATGGCATTGTACATATTATTGGTCCAGAGTTGGGTGTTACTCAACCGGGTATGACTATCGTTTGTGGTGATAGTCACACTTCTACACATGGTGCATTTGGTACTATCGCATTTGGTATTGGTACCAGCGAAGTAGAAGAAGTTTTAGCAACACAATGTTTGCTACAGTCAAAACCTAAAACCATGAAAATCCAGATTGATGGAGAATTGGCTAATGGTGTTTTGTCTAAAGACATTATATTATATATCATTTCTCAAATATCTTCAAGTGGTGGTACTGGTTACTTTGTAGAGTATTGTGGTTCTGCAATTCGCTCATTGTCTATGGAAGCCAGAATGACTATCTGTAACATGAGTATCGAGATGGGTGCAAGAGGAGGAATGATCGCTCCTGATGAAACTACTTTCGAATATGTAAAAGGAAGAGAGTTTGCTCCACAAGAAGAATCGTTTGACAAAGCTGTTGCTTATTGGAAAACTCTATTCTCAGATGACGATGCAGTTTTTGATAAAGAGTTGTATTACAAAGCTGAGGATATCGAGCCAATGGTAACTTATGGAACTAACCCTGGTATGGGTATTAAAGTAACAGGTACAATTCCAGAACTTTCTGAAATTACAGAGACTAGTAAAAAATCTTTTATGAAGTCTCTAGACTATATGGGCTTTAAGCCAGGCGAATCTTTATATGGTAAAGCAGTAGATTGGGTATTTATCGGTAGCTGTACTAATGCGCGTATCGAAGATTTAAGAATGGTTGCAGAGTTCATCAAAGGAAAGAAAAAAGCAGAAGGTATAAATGTTTTAGTAATTCCGGGTTCTAAGCAAGTTGAAAAACAGGCGATAGAAGAAGGAATTGATAAAGTGTTAGAAGAAGCTGGTTTTAAACTAAGAGAGCCGGGTTGTTCAGCATGTTTGGGTATGAACGAAGACAAAGTTCCAAGAGGCGAATATTGTATCTCAACTTCAAACAGAAACTTTGAAGGTAGACAAGGTCCTGGAGCTAGAACAATTCTGGCAAGTCCTTTAATGGCAGCAGCAGCAGCTATTACTGGTAAAATTACAGATATAAGAGAATTGGTTTAA